CTGCTGTAGGTGTAGGTGCTGCGCTGGGATTATCTGGTGCAGTTTTTCAATCTGTGTCCCGAAATGCACTGGGTTCACCGGACATCATTGGATTTACCACAGGAGCTGCCACGGCCGCTGCGATCAACATCATCTTTTTTGGCGGTGGAGTGGTGTTCACCGGAGTAGCAGCGATTATCGGTGGCTTGGTAACTGCACTGTTTGTTTATGTCATGGCCAGGCACAACAGCAGTACTGGCGGAATGCGATTGGTGCTGGTCGGTATTGGAACCGGCGCATTTTTAGGTGCGGTTCGAGATTTCCTCATGGTGCGCGCAGATATTACTGATGCCACCACCGTGCAGTTGTGGTCGGCGGGATCGTTAAGTGGACGCGGATGGAATCATGCCTTGTTGGTGCTGGGCTCGTGTGCGGTGGTCATACCTCTGCTGAGCATTATTGCCCGACGGTTGCGTCTGATGGAGATGGGTGATGAAGCAGCCGGTGCATTGGGTATTGCTGTGGAAAAAACCAGGCTGATCGCCATTTTATTGGCGGTGTTGTTGGTCGGTATCGCCACCGCGGCTGCAGGTCCCATCGCTTTTATTGCGCTGGCAGCACCGCAGATTGCCAAGGCTTTGGCCCGGGAGGATGGAGTGCTGGTGGCGGCGTCGATAAGCATTGGTGCTGCGTTGCTGGTGGTGGCGGATTATCTGGCGCAACACGTCGATATCGGGCTGCGCACACCCGTGGGCCTGGTGACCAGTTTGCTGGGCGGGGTGTATTTGATGTGGCTTTTAAGCAGAAAGGAGGCATAAATGCTGCAAGCGCATGATCTCACGCTGGGTTATGGCGGGCGACATATCGTCGAAGGGCTCAGTCTGGACATTCCGGAAGGAGGCTTAAGCATTATTATTGGGCCCAATGGCTGCGGAAAATCGACGGTCCTAAAAGCCCTGGGCAGGCTGCTGAAACCACAATCAGGGCAGGTCACGCTACACGGGCGAGATATTTCTAGCATGGGCACCAAACAAGTGGCCAAACACATTGGGCTGCTCCCGCAATCGCCGCACGCGCCAGACGGCGTGAGTGTGACAGAACTGGTTAGCCGCGGGCGCTACCCGCACCAACATCTGCTATCCCAGTGGTCAAAAGACGATGAGAAAATCGTCGAACGCTGTCTGGCTGAAGTAGCCATGCACGCCCACGCTGATCATTTAGTCTCAGAGCTGTCAGGCGGCCAGCGCCAGCGCGCATGGATCGCCATGGCGCTGGCACAAGAAACAAGCATTTTGCTTCTCGACGAACCCACCACCTTTTTAGACATCGCCCACCAAATAGCAGTCCTAGATTTGTGCTCTGAGCTCCACCAACGTGGACAAACCCTAGCGATTGTCCTCCACGATCTGAATATGGCAGCAAGATACGCCACCCACATCATCGCCATGCGGGACGGCACCATCATCGACCAAGGAAAACCCGACGACATACTTACTGAAGCCCTGCTCAAAGAAGTTTTTGACCTCGACGCTTTAGTACTAAAAGACCCCAACAACGGCCGACCACTGATCGTGCCCAAAGACAGGAGAAACCAATGAGAAACACCGACAATGGTTTGAGTGAAAGCGCCCACGACCGCGATATTTCAGAAATCACAGCAACCATCACCGCCCTAGACCGCCCATCACCTTCACTACTGCGCTTTACAGCCCTGATCCCAGGTTCAGCAAACAACCCAGTGTGGGGCCAACCCAACGTAGCGATCCGGCTCTACCTCACTGAAGAATTCGACAACGCCACCCGCATTTACACCGTCCGAACCTTCGATCCATCAACAGAAAGCATCGTGGTAGATGTGGTTCAACACCACCACGATAGCCCCATGATGCGCTGGTCAGACACCATAAAAATCAACGACACCGTGGTGCTCACTGGCCCCCGTCCAC
Above is a genomic segment from Corynebacterium suranareeae containing:
- a CDS encoding FecCD family ABC transporter permease, with product MKNHTIRFSQFSVSFRPRTVIVALMGFCVVVILIHFSLSAGSITALKAWSAAVGIGDPSDIRSVQSRRLPRVLTAVGVGAALGLSGAVFQSVSRNALGSPDIIGFTTGAATAAAINIIFFGGGVVFTGVAAIIGGLVTALFVYVMARHNSSTGGMRLVLVGIGTGAFLGAVRDFLMVRADITDATTVQLWSAGSLSGRGWNHALLVLGSCAVVIPLLSIIARRLRLMEMGDEAAGALGIAVEKTRLIAILLAVLLVGIATAAAGPIAFIALAAPQIAKALAREDGVLVAASISIGAALLVVADYLAQHVDIGLRTPVGLVTSLLGGVYLMWLLSRKEA
- a CDS encoding ABC transporter ATP-binding protein, producing the protein MLQAHDLTLGYGGRHIVEGLSLDIPEGGLSIIIGPNGCGKSTVLKALGRLLKPQSGQVTLHGRDISSMGTKQVAKHIGLLPQSPHAPDGVSVTELVSRGRYPHQHLLSQWSKDDEKIVERCLAEVAMHAHADHLVSELSGGQRQRAWIAMALAQETSILLLDEPTTFLDIAHQIAVLDLCSELHQRGQTLAIVLHDLNMAARYATHIIAMRDGTIIDQGKPDDILTEALLKEVFDLDALVLKDPNNGRPLIVPKDRRNQ